The proteins below are encoded in one region of Drosophila miranda strain MSH22 unplaced genomic scaffold, D.miranda_PacBio2.1 Contig_AX12_pilon, whole genome shotgun sequence:
- the LOC117195240 gene encoding inner centromere protein-like, whose product MGHAARATDDEGKVTHKRPPAPTWSRSHVRGEAIAMQSHCPTDVIDSFFSVAPTTPDLKLIFPNIDPSQLKRNSSVLWSTPPRYSELPKY is encoded by the exons ATGGGACATGCTGCACGAGCCACCGATGACGAGGGCAAGGTCACCCACAAGCGTCCGCCAGCACCCACCTGGAGTCGCA GCCATGTACGCGGCGAAGCGATTGCCATGCAGAGCCACTGTCCCACCGATGTCATCGACAGCTTCTTCTCGGTGGCCCCCACCACTCCGGACCTGAAACTGATTTTCCCCAACATCGATCCCAGCCAGCTGAAGCGCAACTCCAGCGTGCTCTGGTCCACGCCCCCACGCTACTCGGAGCTCCCAAAATACTAG